One window from the genome of Leuconostoc suionicum encodes:
- the acpP gene encoding acyl carrier protein yields MAMEKEAIYNMMADEIAERFNVKRDTITPDLNFLTDIDADSIDFVELVLEVEDMFNVEISDDDAENLVTLQQTVDYIVEHQN; encoded by the coding sequence ATGGCAATGGAAAAAGAAGCAATTTATAATATGATGGCGGATGAAATTGCAGAACGATTTAATGTGAAAAGAGACACCATTACGCCGGATTTGAATTTTTTGACAGATATCGATGCGGATTCTATCGACTTTGTTGAGCTAGTATTAGAAGTAGAAGATATGTTTAATGTTGAAATTTCTGATGATGATGCTGAAAACTTGGTTACGTTGCAACAGACAGTCGACTACATTGTTGAACACCAAAATTAA
- a CDS encoding DUF975 family protein, producing the protein MNQEPISIIDVKRDAKKLIKGRLGTAIKINIIAIIVTVVTLSMMTFTVYAMIKDTSLMSNTDVSSTTTSLDLNPSEVIVSVLQDAAGLTFMWSVSWTIIDWFNKPEKNPRFIQTFQIFNNGKFPQSLLLAVVQSMLTFLWTMLFTIPGLIKHYSYAQTYFSYKLDLDAGKQANALTDYITRSRKIMNGRKWELFLLDLSFIGWHLLGILTAGLAYIYVIPYLNATKVAYSRRLFKLNNEANEEQ; encoded by the coding sequence ATGAATCAGGAACCAATAAGTATTATTGACGTCAAACGTGATGCCAAAAAATTGATAAAGGGCCGACTAGGAACAGCTATCAAAATTAATATTATCGCGATTATTGTGACAGTGGTGACCTTATCAATGATGACTTTCACAGTGTATGCGATGATCAAAGACACTAGTCTAATGTCTAACACTGATGTTTCTTCAACAACAACATCTCTGGATCTGAATCCAAGCGAAGTGATTGTTTCAGTATTGCAAGATGCGGCTGGGCTAACATTTATGTGGTCTGTTTCTTGGACAATTATTGATTGGTTTAATAAGCCTGAAAAGAATCCAAGATTCATTCAGACTTTTCAAATATTTAATAATGGTAAATTTCCGCAAAGTTTGTTATTAGCCGTCGTGCAGTCCATGCTGACTTTCCTTTGGACGATGCTGTTTACAATTCCTGGATTGATTAAGCATTATTCCTATGCTCAAACGTATTTTAGTTATAAACTAGATTTGGATGCTGGAAAACAAGCCAATGCATTGACAGATTATATTACACGTAGTCGAAAAATAATGAATGGTCGTAAGTGGGAATTATTTTTATTAGACTTGAGTTTTATTGGTTGGCATTTATTAGGAATATTGACAGCTGGTTTGGCTTACATTTATGTTATTCCTTATCTGAATGCCACTAAGGTCGCTTATTCACGTCGTTTATTTAAGCTAAATAATGAAGCAAACGAGGAACAGTAA
- a CDS encoding YibE/F family protein, translated as MNAIGLLIIILFILMVFVGGVQGLKAFVGLVLNFIVIFILMILVNWQFNAYIVTALMSVIILALAIYLGAENQFVTNTAFKTSLIVVSILMVVAILVQYLGQFQGFATENSEELEGLSLNVGLPFAKIAVIVMVISILGAVAEAAMAIVADLNEVIERTPNLSKKSLYAHAHIIGGQILGTAINTLFFGVLGANLPLLIWFIRLRYSIAMFFNAKLLMMEVVTMLLGMLGILMSIWVASRLVVYEYKKTQSKNTRKGA; from the coding sequence ATGAATGCGATTGGATTATTAATAATCATTTTATTTATTTTAATGGTGTTTGTTGGCGGTGTCCAAGGATTAAAAGCGTTTGTAGGCTTGGTGTTGAACTTTATCGTTATTTTCATTTTGATGATTTTAGTTAATTGGCAATTTAATGCATACATTGTTACGGCTTTAATGAGTGTCATTATTCTGGCTCTTGCAATTTATTTAGGTGCAGAAAATCAATTTGTGACTAACACAGCTTTTAAGACAAGCTTGATAGTTGTGTCAATTTTGATGGTAGTTGCGATTTTGGTTCAGTATTTAGGTCAATTTCAAGGATTTGCAACCGAAAATTCAGAAGAACTGGAAGGCTTATCGTTGAATGTAGGTCTGCCTTTTGCAAAAATCGCTGTAATTGTAATGGTTATATCCATTTTAGGGGCTGTTGCTGAAGCTGCAATGGCTATTGTAGCTGATTTGAATGAGGTCATAGAGCGTACACCAAATTTGAGCAAAAAAAGTCTATATGCGCATGCACATATTATTGGTGGGCAAATACTAGGTACAGCTATTAATACACTTTTCTTTGGGGTTTTAGGTGCCAATCTACCGCTTTTAATCTGGTTCATTCGCTTACGGTATTCAATCGCGATGTTTTTTAATGCAAAGTTATTAATGATGGAAGTTGTTACAATGTTGCTAGGCATGCTAGGAATTTTGATGAGTATCTGGGTAGCTAGTCGATTAGTGGTATATGAATATAAAAAAACACAAAGCAAAAATACGAGAAAAGGAGCATGA
- the mutM gene encoding bifunctional DNA-formamidopyrimidine glycosylase/DNA-(apurinic or apyrimidinic site) lyase, giving the protein MPELPEVETVRRGLEKLIIGSKIIDVQLPYPKVITGDGQQFITGVMNTEFKQIDRRGKYLLLRLANNHTIVSHLRMEGQYSVESLETVPYKHTDIVFELSDKRALFYNDTRRFGRMALTTTGFENTEVPSLSKLGPEPTEEQLTLSYMKVIFSKSRRPVKTFLLDQTQIAGIGNIYADEVLWQSKIHPKTPANALDEVQLGVLRANIISEIKRAIKHHGTTVHSFSNVFGEVGKFQNELQAYGHAGEPCLRCNTPMVKIKVGQRGTTFCPFCQVEKN; this is encoded by the coding sequence ATGCCAGAACTACCAGAAGTTGAAACGGTCAGACGTGGGCTTGAAAAACTGATTATTGGCAGCAAAATTATTGATGTACAGTTACCTTATCCAAAAGTTATTACTGGTGATGGGCAGCAGTTCATCACTGGTGTCATGAATACAGAATTCAAACAGATTGATCGTCGTGGCAAGTATTTATTACTACGTTTAGCGAATAATCATACGATTGTATCGCACCTACGAATGGAAGGGCAATATTCAGTTGAGTCTCTCGAGACAGTCCCTTATAAACACACAGATATTGTCTTTGAATTATCTGATAAGCGAGCTTTGTTTTACAATGACACGAGACGTTTTGGGCGCATGGCGTTGACCACAACTGGTTTTGAAAACACAGAAGTACCTTCGTTATCCAAATTAGGACCAGAACCTACAGAGGAGCAGCTGACTTTATCATATATGAAGGTCATTTTTTCAAAGTCTAGGAGACCTGTTAAAACATTTTTATTGGATCAAACACAAATAGCTGGTATTGGCAATATTTATGCTGATGAGGTTCTGTGGCAAAGCAAAATTCATCCCAAAACGCCGGCCAATGCACTAGATGAAGTTCAACTGGGTGTTCTTAGAGCAAACATCATTTCAGAAATTAAACGAGCAATTAAGCATCACGGTACAACAGTACATAGTTTTAGTAATGTTTTTGGTGAGGTGGGCAAGTTTCAAAATGAATTACAGGCTTATGGGCATGCTGGCGAACCATGTTTACGTTGTAATACACCAATGGTTAAAATAAAAGTTGGTCAACGTGGCACGACTTTTTGCCCATTTTGTCAAGTGGAGAAGAATTAA
- a CDS encoding YibE/F family protein: protein MIFLKKTKNYWFVAIAVVATWFLLRSDSFLYQEPVGQVTHVKIQSKQKTTDEHNNTDNIYHQQLTVKLLNRNKIIKLTNQYTDSQTVTHKYKVGDQLLLTGHTGYFRIISLKRDAVIGSLVVLLLGLLLIYGKWRATSWLTLSLVANVILFAIALYINVHLKNPNVILIFSILAIVVAAMSLVLVLGRTLQMVVTLLATLLSTVLTMFIMFVALKVTGNEGVHFETMSYVTQVPVTLFIAQTIIGVLGAVMDEAADIVAALFGLRREKIDRHFKDYWHAGMNVGRDIMGTLINVLFMIFIAETMPMVFLMLRNGNNWPYILDQIMNLGILRTVISGIGIVLAVPVTSALVGWIAERYKVVD, encoded by the coding sequence TTGATATTCCTAAAAAAGACAAAAAATTATTGGTTTGTGGCCATTGCCGTAGTTGCTACTTGGTTTCTATTGAGATCTGATTCATTTTTGTATCAAGAACCAGTAGGACAGGTTACACATGTTAAAATTCAGTCCAAACAAAAGACGACAGATGAGCATAATAATACAGATAATATTTATCATCAACAATTAACGGTTAAACTGTTAAACAGAAACAAAATCATTAAGTTGACCAATCAATACACCGATTCACAAACTGTGACACATAAGTACAAAGTTGGAGACCAACTATTATTAACAGGGCATACGGGATATTTTCGCATTATATCTCTTAAACGTGATGCAGTCATCGGATCTTTAGTTGTTTTACTATTAGGGCTGTTATTGATTTATGGGAAATGGCGTGCGACGTCATGGCTAACCCTCAGTCTTGTCGCCAATGTGATCCTTTTTGCGATTGCATTATATATAAATGTTCATCTTAAAAATCCGAATGTCATTTTGATATTTAGCATTTTAGCTATTGTTGTAGCCGCAATGAGTTTGGTACTGGTATTGGGCAGAACCCTCCAAATGGTGGTTACACTTTTGGCAACTCTTTTATCAACGGTCCTTACAATGTTCATTATGTTTGTTGCTCTTAAAGTTACTGGTAATGAAGGTGTTCATTTCGAAACGATGTCGTACGTAACGCAAGTGCCAGTGACTTTGTTTATCGCCCAAACAATTATTGGTGTTCTAGGAGCGGTTATGGATGAAGCTGCAGATATTGTTGCTGCGTTATTTGGTCTGCGTCGTGAAAAAATTGATCGTCACTTCAAGGACTATTGGCACGCGGGAATGAATGTTGGGCGCGATATTATGGGCACACTAATTAATGTACTATTCATGATTTTCATTGCGGAAACAATGCCGATGGTTTTTTTGATGCTACGAAATGGCAATAATTGGCCCTATATACTTGACCAAATTATGAACCTGGGTATTTTACGGACAGTTATTTCTGGAATCGGCATTGTATTGGCTGTGCCTGTCACTAGTGCTTTGGTTGGGTGGATTGCTGAACGATACAAGGTGGTGGACTAA
- the recG gene encoding ATP-dependent DNA helicase RecG yields the protein MITLNDNVNILPGVGPKRLDALHEIGIFTIEDLINYFPFRYEDLGERLPSETMDGEKATFKGIVSTPAVVTRFGKRSQTRFGLMIEHENVRVSFFNQPWIAQNVEVGQEVAVYGTYDAAKASLTGMKVIYKVSNELDPIYPSSKQISAKTIRHLIEIAWADVRGTVGSLVPEKIRQKYRLLDRNTQIEDMHFPADMEHAKLARRSIAFEEFFIFQMRLQLLKLADKNFSGEGINYDSKALNKFEAGLPFTLTEAQQKVVSEILQDQKRPVHMNRLLQGDVGSGKTVVAAIALYAAVTAGMQAALMAPTEILAQQHAINLASMFEKAGVDIRIELLTSGMKTAARRQLLEDLADGTIDILIGTHALLQPDVMFHHLGLAVIDEQHRFGVNQRAKLRENGVNPDILAMTATPIPRTLSITAYGEMDVSIIDQLPNGRKQIQTRKISHNQIDSAINFLKQQLSEGAQAYVVTPLIEESEALDAQNAQAMYEALQLELPNDTIGLLHGRLSNDEKKALMADFKRNKIQVLVATTVIEVGVDVPNASIMLIMDADRFGLAQLHQLRGRVGRGTRQSYTILVADPKTDYGRARLDAMVETTDGFILAQKDLELRGSGDILGTKQSGVPEFAVGDPIKDLKMMEVAQQEAISLVSTDGWDKSSENQVLVDYLSRTMAHYRHLD from the coding sequence ATGATAACCCTAAATGACAATGTGAATATTTTGCCAGGTGTAGGTCCTAAGCGCCTAGATGCGTTACATGAAATTGGTATTTTTACCATTGAGGATTTAATTAATTATTTTCCATTTCGTTATGAAGACTTAGGAGAACGGCTACCCTCTGAAACAATGGATGGCGAAAAGGCTACTTTTAAGGGAATTGTGAGTACACCGGCTGTTGTGACTCGTTTTGGCAAACGATCTCAAACACGTTTTGGACTAATGATAGAGCATGAAAATGTACGTGTATCATTCTTTAATCAGCCATGGATTGCTCAAAATGTCGAGGTCGGTCAAGAGGTTGCTGTTTATGGTACCTATGATGCTGCTAAAGCGTCTTTGACAGGAATGAAAGTGATTTACAAGGTTTCCAATGAACTAGATCCAATTTATCCTTCGTCAAAACAAATAAGCGCTAAAACAATACGTCATTTGATAGAAATTGCCTGGGCTGATGTACGTGGTACAGTTGGTTCGTTAGTTCCAGAAAAAATTCGGCAAAAATACCGTTTACTGGACAGGAATACGCAAATTGAAGATATGCATTTTCCAGCTGACATGGAGCACGCCAAATTAGCACGCCGAAGTATAGCTTTTGAAGAATTTTTTATATTTCAAATGAGATTGCAGTTGCTCAAATTAGCTGATAAGAACTTTTCCGGTGAAGGTATTAATTATGATAGTAAAGCATTAAACAAATTTGAAGCTGGTTTACCTTTCACATTGACGGAAGCACAACAAAAAGTTGTCTCTGAAATTTTGCAAGATCAAAAACGTCCAGTTCACATGAATCGCTTACTACAAGGTGATGTAGGTTCTGGTAAAACAGTTGTTGCAGCAATTGCATTATATGCTGCCGTCACAGCAGGAATGCAAGCTGCATTGATGGCTCCGACTGAAATTTTGGCACAGCAACATGCCATTAATTTAGCTTCGATGTTTGAAAAAGCAGGCGTTGACATTCGTATTGAATTACTGACCAGTGGCATGAAAACTGCAGCTCGCCGTCAACTATTAGAAGATTTAGCTGACGGAACAATAGATATCTTGATTGGTACACATGCGTTGTTACAACCAGATGTAATGTTTCATCATCTAGGTTTAGCAGTAATTGACGAGCAACATCGATTTGGTGTCAATCAACGTGCAAAATTACGTGAAAATGGTGTGAATCCTGATATACTAGCAATGACGGCCACGCCGATTCCTCGTACCTTATCCATAACTGCTTATGGAGAAATGGATGTATCAATAATTGATCAACTACCTAATGGCCGTAAACAAATTCAGACACGAAAGATTAGTCATAATCAAATTGACTCGGCAATTAATTTTCTTAAACAGCAACTTTCAGAGGGCGCGCAAGCATATGTTGTGACGCCTTTGATTGAAGAGTCAGAAGCATTAGATGCGCAGAATGCGCAAGCAATGTATGAAGCATTACAACTTGAACTGCCAAATGACACAATTGGTTTACTTCATGGTCGGCTCTCGAACGACGAAAAAAAAGCTTTGATGGCTGACTTTAAAAGAAACAAAATCCAGGTTTTAGTTGCTACTACAGTCATTGAAGTGGGTGTTGATGTACCCAATGCTAGTATCATGTTAATTATGGATGCAGATCGATTTGGATTGGCACAATTACACCAATTGCGTGGTCGAGTTGGTCGTGGTACGAGACAATCGTACACGATTTTAGTCGCAGATCCAAAGACCGATTATGGTCGTGCTAGGCTTGATGCAATGGTCGAAACAACAGATGGTTTCATTCTAGCCCAAAAAGACTTGGAACTACGCGGTTCTGGCGATATATTAGGAACCAAACAGTCTGGTGTACCAGAATTTGCAGTTGGGGATCCGATTAAAGACTTGAAAATGATGGAAGTTGCTCAGCAAGAAGCAATTAGTCTGGTTAGTACTGATGGTTGGGATAAATCCTCTGAGAATCAGGTACTGGTGGATTACTTATCAAGAACAATGGCGCATTATCGGCATTTAGATTAG
- a CDS encoding DnaD domain protein, which yields MMQNDGTIEFHAKAGVFVQSNTPITLTDLDRAFDLYTPFIGATGYALYHMLVRELPYNTRLDAREDHNFILDSLNVSLPDFVKVRRRLEAVGLLTTLYTEDALGEIYTYQLFAPLDVDSFFKEKLLAGLLFKYVGEERYLTLQKRYATQGQPNVKGDNISAKFLQVFKHDTGTSLPTFEAKASHGKIEIEDNFNFENFSGLVRGTTIEKLAQHRDFLVSMHVIYGVDEVTLAGYTSQAISLDTHDVDEKILQQVMRQNRTTVVAEPEVSQPVQQNRSREMLQLVQDAKTLAPNAFIEDVKFKKGGGFVTRNEYYFISKMIKDVRLKAEVVNMLVWYELGKRNRDTVNVDTAETIANSWLKMHVNSAEAALDAIEKYQPSRPTKRNYTKKVTRVEPQMPSDTPKSKPATSVDEVAEALAELKKLNIKTKN from the coding sequence ATGATGCAAAATGATGGCACAATTGAGTTTCACGCTAAGGCTGGTGTTTTTGTGCAATCAAATACACCAATCACATTGACTGATTTAGATCGTGCCTTTGATTTATACACGCCGTTTATCGGTGCAACGGGATATGCATTGTACCATATGTTGGTGAGGGAATTACCCTACAATACACGACTAGATGCACGTGAAGACCATAATTTTATTTTAGATAGTCTGAATGTCAGTTTACCCGATTTTGTTAAGGTTCGTCGCCGTTTAGAAGCAGTTGGTCTATTGACGACACTCTATACGGAAGATGCTTTGGGAGAAATTTATACATATCAATTATTTGCTCCGCTTGACGTTGACAGTTTTTTCAAAGAAAAATTATTGGCCGGATTATTGTTTAAATATGTTGGGGAGGAGCGTTATTTAACACTCCAGAAACGATATGCTACACAAGGTCAACCAAATGTAAAGGGTGATAATATATCTGCAAAGTTTTTACAGGTTTTCAAGCACGATACAGGTACCTCATTACCAACATTTGAAGCAAAAGCAAGTCATGGCAAAATTGAAATAGAAGATAACTTTAATTTTGAAAACTTTTCCGGCTTAGTGAGAGGCACAACAATAGAAAAGTTGGCGCAACATCGTGATTTCTTAGTATCGATGCACGTGATTTACGGTGTTGATGAGGTGACGCTGGCTGGTTATACCTCCCAGGCAATCTCATTAGATACTCATGATGTTGACGAAAAGATTTTGCAGCAAGTTATGCGTCAGAATCGTACAACTGTCGTTGCAGAGCCGGAGGTCTCACAGCCAGTACAACAAAACCGCTCCAGAGAAATGTTACAATTAGTTCAAGATGCAAAAACATTAGCACCTAATGCCTTTATTGAAGATGTTAAGTTTAAAAAAGGTGGCGGATTTGTGACACGAAATGAATATTATTTCATCAGTAAAATGATCAAAGATGTGCGCCTCAAAGCAGAGGTTGTCAATATGTTGGTTTGGTACGAGTTGGGTAAACGAAATCGTGATACCGTCAATGTTGATACAGCGGAAACAATTGCTAATTCATGGTTAAAAATGCATGTGAATTCGGCTGAAGCAGCACTAGATGCAATTGAAAAATATCAGCCTAGTCGTCCTACAAAGCGAAACTATACCAAAAAAGTGACGCGTGTTGAACCCCAAATGCCTTCTGATACTCCCAAAAGTAAGCCAGCAACTTCTGTGGATGAAGTAGCGGAAGCCTTAGCTGAACTTAAAAAGTTGAATATTAAGACTAAGAATTGA
- a CDS encoding SprT family protein, translated as MTDNELQNLVEKISLDNFDRPFQHHATFNYHLRTTGGRYLLKTHDLEFNPKMATLEDFNKIIKHELVHYHLHLSHQGYQHKDSDFKQLLVRVGGMRYAPDIGGRQSSNYQWLYRCENGHNIIRKRRFQTERYRCGRCQARIKFIGKLSNK; from the coding sequence ATGACAGATAACGAATTACAAAATCTTGTTGAGAAAATATCACTTGATAATTTTGATCGACCATTTCAACACCATGCAACATTCAATTATCATCTACGAACAACAGGTGGCCGCTATCTTTTGAAAACACATGATTTAGAATTCAATCCTAAAATGGCTACATTAGAAGACTTTAACAAAATTATCAAGCATGAATTGGTACACTATCATCTACATTTAAGTCATCAAGGGTATCAACATAAGGATAGCGATTTCAAACAATTATTAGTACGTGTGGGCGGCATGCGATATGCACCTGATATTGGTGGCAGACAGTCATCTAATTATCAGTGGTTATATCGTTGTGAAAATGGGCATAATATTATTCGGAAACGCCGATTTCAAACTGAACGCTATCGATGTGGTCGATGTCAAGCACGGATAAAATTTATTGGTAAGTTATCTAATAAATAA
- the dnaI gene encoding primosomal protein DnaI, whose translation MQNLSEVLKQFQQQYANKANLSDIIESIGKDQDIRTFWNEHQDELNSDAFQLKMGDLYEYIQQKRKIETGEKVLYPGYYPQLTIEKGYPLVHYVADEKTRKQLMQREKLTLYKMPKSVRSADWSTIGEEIVDHAQEEQGKTEAFVSLNKILKSLTSTVQNNFIQGIYLYGDFGVGKTYMMGALANALAANNIGVMLLHFPSFISDLKATFDHKNESLDELLSKAKSVSVLILDDVGADTLTAWSRDSILGIILEYRMQNELTTFFTSNFDANGFEQYLSQTREGNEPIKAARLMQRVKFLAKPVQMTGKNKRLEN comes from the coding sequence ATGCAGAATTTATCTGAAGTACTCAAGCAATTTCAGCAACAATATGCTAATAAAGCTAATTTATCGGATATTATTGAATCCATTGGAAAGGATCAAGATATACGTACTTTTTGGAATGAGCATCAAGATGAATTAAACTCAGATGCTTTTCAACTTAAAATGGGTGATCTGTATGAGTACATTCAACAAAAGAGAAAAATTGAAACTGGGGAAAAAGTGCTCTATCCAGGATATTATCCACAGTTAACGATTGAAAAAGGTTATCCATTAGTTCATTATGTTGCTGATGAGAAGACACGCAAACAATTAATGCAACGCGAAAAGCTGACTTTGTACAAGATGCCAAAATCTGTTCGTTCAGCAGATTGGAGTACTATCGGCGAGGAGATCGTTGATCATGCTCAAGAGGAGCAGGGTAAAACGGAAGCATTTGTTTCGCTTAATAAAATTCTAAAAAGCTTAACTAGTACGGTCCAAAACAACTTTATTCAAGGTATTTATTTATACGGTGATTTCGGCGTAGGTAAAACATATATGATGGGGGCCCTTGCTAACGCATTGGCCGCTAATAATATAGGTGTTATGTTGTTACATTTTCCTTCATTTATTAGTGATTTGAAAGCAACATTTGATCATAAAAATGAATCTTTGGATGAATTATTAAGTAAGGCAAAAAGCGTTTCTGTGTTAATTCTTGACGATGTTGGCGCAGATACGTTGACAGCGTGGAGCCGAGATTCGATTCTTGGTATCATTTTGGAATACCGTATGCAAAATGAGTTAACAACATTTTTTACCTCTAATTTTGATGCGAATGGGTTTGAACAATATCTGTCGCAAACTAGGGAAGGTAATGAACCTATTAAAGCTGCTAGACTCATGCAAAGAGTGAAGTTCTTAGCTAAGCCGGTCCAAATGACAGGAAAAAATAAACGGTTAGAAAATTGA
- the coaE gene encoding dephospho-CoA kinase (Dephospho-CoA kinase (CoaE) performs the final step in coenzyme A biosynthesis.), which produces MLTIGLTGGIATGKSTVSALLRQAGFPIVDADIVAREVVEPGTPTLEKIKLAFGPGIIDNGVLNRRKLGQIVFEDGAQLKKLNDIMQPAISSAMADKINFWRLQNVPILVLDVPLLFERDYDKNKSVDKIIVVAASEEMQLSRLENRDQLSNMEARNRVKAQLPMSQKIARADYVIDNNGRIEELQEQVAVLIKKIKEIASTHDAK; this is translated from the coding sequence ATGTTGACAATTGGTTTAACAGGTGGAATTGCTACAGGAAAATCAACAGTTAGCGCTTTGTTGCGTCAAGCAGGTTTTCCAATTGTTGATGCAGATATAGTGGCTCGTGAAGTTGTTGAGCCAGGAACACCAACGCTTGAAAAAATTAAATTAGCGTTTGGTCCGGGGATAATTGACAATGGTGTATTGAATCGGCGTAAGCTTGGTCAAATTGTCTTTGAAGATGGTGCCCAATTAAAAAAATTAAATGATATTATGCAACCAGCCATTAGCAGTGCTATGGCAGATAAAATTAATTTTTGGCGTTTACAAAATGTGCCAATATTAGTCCTGGATGTGCCATTGTTATTTGAACGAGATTATGATAAAAATAAGTCAGTAGATAAAATAATTGTTGTTGCTGCTAGTGAAGAAATGCAATTGTCTCGTTTGGAAAATCGTGATCAACTCAGTAATATGGAGGCACGTAATCGTGTAAAGGCACAGCTACCAATGTCGCAAAAGATTGCGAGAGCTGATTACGTTATAGACAATAATGGTCGTATTGAAGAGCTGCAGGAGCAAGTTGCGGTTTTAATCAAAAAAATAAAGGAGATCGCGTCAACGCATGATGCAAAATGA
- the plsX gene encoding phosphate acyltransferase PlsX — protein MKIAIDAMGGDYAPMEIVKGVEIARDRYQDIEFLLFGTSEQVKPLVKDWSHITLIPTTEVIEMGDEPVKAMRRKKDSSMVRAANAVKAGEADALFSAGNTGALLSSAIFLIGRIKGVDRPALATALPSFAGENDQFVFMDLGANAESKASHLYQYGILGSFYASHVLGINDARVRLLNNGAEEDKGDEVHKIAHQLMKNSQSFNFLGNVEARELLEGTADVVVADGFSGNAALKATEGTALMMLKQIKQAIMQTGLRGKMGGLLLKPAFKDIQKKLDYNEAGGAVILGVNAPVVKTHGSAKANAVANTMGQIKKMIEKNLVPDIRTYIADHKDELQAAKNELQSQISE, from the coding sequence ATGAAAATCGCAATAGATGCAATGGGTGGCGATTACGCACCGATGGAAATAGTCAAGGGCGTAGAAATCGCTCGTGATCGTTATCAAGATATTGAATTTTTACTTTTTGGAACAAGTGAACAGGTTAAACCATTGGTAAAGGATTGGTCACATATTACCCTAATTCCCACAACTGAAGTTATTGAGATGGGCGATGAGCCGGTTAAAGCAATGCGACGTAAAAAAGACTCATCAATGGTTCGTGCCGCAAATGCTGTTAAAGCTGGCGAAGCTGATGCTTTATTTAGTGCTGGAAATACAGGGGCCCTATTATCAAGTGCTATTTTCTTAATTGGTCGTATCAAAGGCGTAGACCGTCCAGCTTTGGCCACCGCTTTACCAAGCTTTGCTGGTGAAAATGATCAATTTGTATTTATGGACTTAGGTGCAAATGCTGAAAGCAAAGCCTCACATTTATATCAATACGGAATATTAGGAAGCTTTTATGCTTCTCATGTTTTAGGAATTAATGATGCACGAGTGCGTTTATTGAACAATGGCGCAGAAGAGGATAAAGGGGATGAGGTTCATAAAATAGCGCATCAGCTGATGAAAAACTCACAATCTTTTAATTTTTTGGGTAATGTTGAAGCACGTGAATTATTAGAAGGGACTGCAGACGTAGTGGTAGCTGATGGCTTTTCGGGTAATGCAGCATTGAAAGCAACGGAAGGCACTGCATTGATGATGTTGAAGCAAATTAAGCAGGCTATTATGCAAACAGGGCTTCGTGGTAAGATGGGAGGTCTCTTGTTAAAGCCAGCTTTCAAAGATATTCAAAAGAAGTTGGACTATAATGAAGCTGGTGGTGCAGTAATCTTAGGTGTTAATGCGCCTGTCGTTAAAACGCATGGTTCTGCCAAAGCTAATGCAGTTGCTAATACAATGGGACAGATTAAAAAAATGATTGAAAAAAATCTAGTGCCAGATATTCGAACATACATTGCGGACCATAAGGATGAGTTGCAAGCTGCTAAGAATGAATTGCAATCACAAATTAGTGAATAA